GTTCGGATATGCGAGCGATCGCATCGCGGTTGAGATAGCGACCGAGAATTAAGACTCCATGACTCGATTTGCTCCGCTCTGTTTTGCGAATCGGTCTGACAGCAATTAATATTGGGGTACGTTGGAGCAGAATTAATCCGGCGATCGCATTATCTCCCCGCAACAGTTCCTTGCTAGCCAAATGTTGCTGAAGATCGCTACCAACGGGTAAGCATTTTTGACAGGTCGGCTCGGAAAATTTTCCGTAAACAATTTCCCCCGATGAATTGACAAAAGCTACTAAGTTTAGCTGGACGTTAGTGAGACTAAGATTATCTACATTATTGTCAATATAGCTTTGATTCGAGTTGTCAAAGAACACGTAAGTTTCGTCCCATTCAGCCCAATCTGTAGCAATCAGATTGACTCGAAAAATTTCTTCATCCAAAGCTTTTTGGACTCGCTCAACCCGAGCGCGAGTCTCCTGTTGCTCTAACTGGATAAAGCTACCAAGTAAAACGGTAGACGAGGTAGTGTAAAGAACTGTAACCAGGCTAACTATAGTAGTTCCGACAATTGGCAGTATTTTTTGGCGTAGTCTCATGGGTTTGACTTTGCTAACCCTTAAAAGCTTGACTAAAGAAGTTCTCAAACCCCATAATTGCAGCACGGCTAAGTGTAATTTCAACCCAGTTATCGCCTTCAATAATTTCAATTTAAAAAAGTAAATTTAAAAAGCGATCGTCTGCTACCAATGAGGATTGTTAACCCGTCGAGGTGAATAACATTCTTAGGAAATCATAAAGTTCTATAGGGCTACCACCGTAAATTTACTGATGTCGTGAACTCCTAACATTTCCTATTTTTAAGTCCTCCGTAGGTTTGCGGTATTATCTTATTTGATATGAGTTTTAGAATTTATTAATATTTATCTATTTAAAAAATATATCCGTAAATTTGCTGAAGTTGTTGCCAGTTGTCAGTTATCAGTGACCAGTTATCAGGGAGCAGAGAGCAGAGAGCAGAGAGCAGAGGGGCAGAGGTAGCAAGACAAGTCACAACGAATTCCGAATTCCGAATTCTCCCCACACCCTTTCTTCACTGATAACTGTCAACAATTACTCGCCAAAACTCAAAGCTTGCCCTCTAACTTGAGTATTTAACTTACCGCGATCGTAGACGAGTTGACCGCCGACAATGGTGTAGGCAGCCCAACCAGTTAAATTCCAACCTTCAAAGGGACTCCAGCCACATTTTGTCTGTAATTCTTCTCGTCTGACGGGATGGTAGTTATTCAAATCGACGAGGACGAGATCGGCATCATAACCTGGGGCGATCGCCCCTTTATTAGGTATTTTGTAAGCTTTGGCTACAGATGTAGACATCCAATGAGATACCTGGGCGACGGTACAGCGCCCTTGCATTGCCTGTGTCAGCATGAGAGGCAAAGATGTTTCTACCCCCGGCATACCGGAAGGTGTATTGGGATATTGCTGGGCTTTCTCTTCTAAGGTGTGCGGCGCATGGTCTGTGGCGATAAAATCGATGACACCATCGAGTAAAGCTTGCCAGAGAACTTCATTGTCGTGAGGCGATCGCAGGGGTGGATTCATCTGCGCCCAAGTCCCGATTGTTTCGTAAGCACTGGTATTGAGTAACAAGTGCTGGGGCGTAACTTCCGCCGTTACCCAACTCGGTTTGTCTTGCCGCAATAACTCCGCTTCTTCTGCTGTAGACATATGGAGAATATGCAGGCGCCGTTGGTACTTTTTCGACAGTTTGAGCGCTAATTGTGTCGCTAGAAGCGCGGCTTGATTATCTTGAATTTGCGAGTGAATTGCCGGATCGTGAATGCCAGCAAATTCCTGTCGTCTTTGGTTAATGCGGGCTTGATCTTCAGCATGAACGGCAATTAAGCGATCGCCCCGTGCAAAAATGGCTTCTAAATACGCTTCTCCATCTACCAATAATGCCCCGTGCATCGAACCCATAAAAATCTTGATCCCTGGTGTGGGGTGGGCAGTCAGCAAGTCGGGGAGATTTTCAGCAGTTGCTCCGATAAAAAAGCCATAATTGACTACACACTTTTGCGCAGCTCGTTGTAGCTTGTCGTCTAGCGTTTGTTGAGTCGTCGTCAGCGGACGAGTGTTAGGCATCTCCAAAAATGAAGTCACTCCACCCTTAGCACAAGCACAGCTAGCGGTGAATAAATCTTCTTTATGTTCCAGTCCTGGTTCGCGAAAGTGGACTTGCGGATCGATCGCCCCTGGCAACAAAGTTAAACCCGTTGCGTCAATTTCCGTCACGGTTGCGTCGCTGGGAGTGGGAATATTTGGGGCAATTTCAACGATCTGGCGATCGCGAGTCAGAACATCTCCCAAGAGAAATTCTCCAGAGGGCAACAGGATACGAGCGCGGCGAATGAGTAAGCTAGAAGTAGATGACATAAAGAAGTGGTAAGTCGGAAGTTGGGAGACAAGGGAGACAAGGGAGACAAGGGAGAAAGAAATTTACAATCTCCACACCCTACACCCTACACCCTACACCCTACACCCCACACCCCACACCCCACTAGCCACTAGCCACTAGCCACTGATAACTGATAATAGAGAGAATACAATTTCTATAGATCCGATTAACAAGCAACATTTTTCACCAAGTTACGTTTTTTTACCTACTACCCCCTAAACACAAGATTTAGCATCTATGTCGCGAGTCCAAAATCAAGTGCCAGAGCAGAATTCTCCTCAAGACAACGAAGGTTCGTGGATTGGAGAACTAGGCAGAACAATTATCTTGAGTGTAATTTTGGCTTTGGGTATTCGTACCTTTGTGGCAGAAGCCCGCTGGATTCCCTCGGAATCAATGGTTCCGACACTCCAAAAGTATGACAAGCTGATTGTGGACAAAGTCAGTTATCATTTTGTCGAGCCGGAACGGGGCGATATTGTAGTATTTTCACCTACAGAGACAATTAAAAAAGATAATCCTAACCTGAAAGACGCTTTTATTAAACGCATTGTTGGACTGCCAGGGGATAAAGTAGAAGTTAAAGGAGAGCGGGTCTATATCAACGATCGCCCCTTACAGGAAAAGTATATTGAAGCTCCGCCACAGTACCAGTACGGACCTGTCACCGTACCACCGAATTCTTACCTAGTTTTAGGTGATAACCGCAACAACAGTTATGACAGTCATTTTTGGGGATTTGTCCCTAGAGATAATATCATTGGTCGGGCAATTGTCCGGTTTTGGCCTCTCAACCGAATTGGAGAGTTGAATTAATTAAGATGTAGAGACGTTACACGTAACGTCTCTATAACCAGATTTTGACAACGCGACCGTTGACTTGTTGACCCAACCAAGGGGTATTGTGAGAGCGAGATTTTAAAGTCTGCTGCGTCACAGTCCAAGTGTGTTGGGGGTCGAAGAGAATCAATTCCGCTGGCGAGTTGGGAGCGATCGCATTTACATTCTGTTGCAAGCACTCAGATGGACGGTGACTTAAGGCTTGCCATAACTCTAAGGCGGAAAATTCTCCAGTTGCGACGAGATTTTGCCAGAGTAAGGGTAAAGCGAGTTCTAAGCCAATTGCCCCAGCAGGTGCTTCCGCAAAGGCAACCGTTTTTTCTTCATAGGTATAGGGCGTGTGGTCGATCGCGATCGCGTCTATAACTCCCGTCCGCACGCCTTGGCGTAGGGCTACAACATCTTCAGGATTGCCTAAAGGTGGTTCTACCCGTAAAGCAGGATTGTAACTGCTCAAGGCTTTGGTATCGAGCAATAGATGCATCCAAGTCGTACTAGCGGTAATTGGTAAACCGCGTGCTTTTGCCGTTGCGATTAACTCAACGCTACGGGCAGTAGAAACCCGCATCAGATGCACGGGAGTACCAATCGCGGCAACTAATTCTAGCAGAGCAGCCAGAGCAGTTGTTTCGGCGATCGCGGGGTTTCCTGGTAAGCCAGATCGCATAGAGTAAACACCCTCTCGCACCACTCCATTACCAACCAGACCACGGTGACAAGCCCAGAGCGCCACTGGCTTATCTAAAGGTTTGAGATATTCCAACATCCGCCGCAACAGCCCCCAATTTTCAATTGGCTGACCGTCAGCAAAACCCACAATTCCCGCCGCTCCCAATTCTGCTAACTCCGTCATTTGCTGTCCCTGGACTCCGGTTGTGAGCGCACCCCAAAAAGAGAGCTGGGGGAGCTGAGGGAGCTGAGGGAGCTGAGGAGACAAGGGAGAGGGGGAAGACAAGGGAGTAAATTTCTCAGTTCTTCCTTGTCCCCCTTGTCCCCCTTGTCCCTTTCCCAGTAGCCTAGACACCACAGCCGAGTTATCCACAGGCGGAACGGTATCGGGTAACAAATTGACGCGCGTGAAGCCGCCAGCAGCAGCTGCTGCTGCAAGAGTTGCCAGCGTCTCTCGTTCTTCAAACCCTGGTTCTCCCGAATGGCTGTAGAGATCTACCAGCCCCGTGCCTAAGATCGAGCCTTGACAGTCATTAACTTGAGTATCAGCTGGATAATCGGTCAATTGTGGCGCTATTGCCGCGATCGCACCATCTACAATTAACACATCACATGCTTGGCGATCGCTCCCCGTCACCGGATCGATAACCCGTACTTGTCGTAGTAATTCACTCATCGTCATTTGTCATTTGTCATACCCTACGGGAAGGGCTTCGCCCTATGTCATTTGTAATAAATCGTGGTTAGTTGTTCTTGGTTTTGACTTTTGACTTTTGACTTTTGACTTATTCATGACCAATGATATTTACAACGCTCCAGCTGCGGTCTTGTCGAGTACGCCTCCGCCTAAGTGGGTGGTAATATTCATTGCTTGCAACACGGGTAAACCATTTAAGCCTTGAGGATAATCAATGACTGTCACGGCTCCGTTACCTTGGCGGAAGTTCCAAAACTGAGCGGTGGATAAACCTAAAACGTGGCAGAGCAAAACTTTGTTTGTGGCATCGTGTGCCACCACTATACCTGTCTGAGGGCGATCGGTGACCGAAGCTAGCATTGTCTGCCAATCAACAACGCTGCGTTCCCAGACTTGCTGTAAATTTTCTCCTTCTGGCATTTGCACCTCACCTGGTACTGTCCGCCACCGTTCTAATTCCCCTGGAAATGTTTGTTCGATTTCTGCTTCTAATTTTCCTTCCCAAAGTCCGTGACCGATTTCTCTGAGTCCGTCGTATAATTTCAGTTGAGTCTCGGGGTGATGCTGCAAAATAATTTCGGCTGTTTCCTTGGGACGCAGCATCGGACTGCTGAAGGCAAAATCGAGTTTTACGGTTTTGAGAAATTCTGCGGCTTTACGGGCTTGTTCTCTGCCATTGTCATTCAGGGGAACGTCAATTTGCCCTTGAAATTTGGTCTGGCGGTTCCACTCGGTTTCGCCATGCCGAATTAGTAAGATTCTTTGTCCTTGATGGTTCGGTCGGAAAGATGGTAAAACATCTCTTCCCAAATGGGCAAGTTGATTCATTGATTCAAGCTGTACGAAACCGCCTTGACCCTGACTTTCACTAGGCGGGAAGGGGGGTTTAAAATTTAAAACGCTAATGCCGCAATTGGACTGTTGGATGGAATGATAGCGGCTGGGAGAAATGCCAATTGCGGTACTGAGGAGGGCGCGGTTAATGCCGTTGTGTCCCACAATTAAGATAGTTTCCCCAGCATGGCGGGAGAGAATATCTTGCCAAAATTGTCGTGCTTGTTGGTAGAGGGCGAGGACGGGAAAATGCTCTTTTGTGCCTTGAGGCGTTTGTAGTTCCATTTTGAATTCGTGAGGAAACTCGTGCCACAAGCGGTAATCTGTGGGAAATTTCTCCTTGACTTCATGGACTGTGAGCTTTTCCCATAGGGGTAAGTCAATTTCTAATAACTGTTCTGTAACTGTTAGAGGTGTTGTCGTGGCGAAACAGTTGCGAACGATTTCTGCTGTTTGTCTGGCACGTTGCAGCGGGCTGGAGTAGATAGCGGCAAAGTTGAGATTGCTAAGGGCTGCGCCGACTTTGAGAGCATCTTCACGCCCTTGTTCTGTTAAGACTGAAACATCGCTGCGTCCTTGGATGCGACGTTCGGCGTTATAGCTGCTTTGTCCGTGGCGCACGATTACAACACGAGTGGTCATTTAGATAAGAGCTAAGGTTGAGAATTCAAATTTATTGCCAGGGTCATTTTAACTTGCAGCGATCGCCATCGCTAGGGAAAAATTTTTCCCCCTGGCTGTTTCTTGCCATAATGCTCAAGAAGGGCGATCGCATTCTAGAGTGTGGCATGACAATTAAGCGGGTAGTTTTAAGTGTGTTGACGGTGTTAACAGTTTTACTGGCTGGAGCATCTTTATGGCAAAGTTGGCAGCAGCCCCAGTTTCAAAGTCGCTTGGAACTCTACGAAACTAATCTTCTCTTGCGTGCTGCCGAGTGGCAACCCCAAGATAGTGGGGGTAAAGATTTGACTAATGCTCGTAAAGCTTTGTTGGGAGATAAGCCCATAGAATCGGCAATCGAGCAATATCAGGAAGCTAAGACTTCTACCCAGAAAAACATTAAGAAAGCTTTAGCACAACTCAAACAAGCGCGATCTCTACCTGAATCCGCACCAGCTACTCCTCAGCCTAAATCTGCCACTCCACCAGTGACAGAAACGTCTCGTGCTAACCAAGAGACTATATCACAGCGATCGCTCGCTCGACTAGAAAAACTCGACGCCGAACTCACCTTACGCTTGGGAATTCTCCAAGCACAGCAAGGAAAGACGGCGGAGGCGGTGAAGACTTGGGAAGAGTTGAAGGAGAATTCGGAATTCGGAATTCGGAATTCGGAATTATTAACGACTCCCGACTCCCGCATCGAAGATACAGCTAACGCCCTCATCGGACTGTGGAGCAATCCGGCGCGGTTGTTGCCTGACGCACAGCAGTTGATTCAAACTAATTTAGACGGATGGTTTCGCGATCGCGCTTTGTTGCGTCTCTACGAACTTCAGCAACGACAAGATGCATTTGCACAACTACAAGCGACACAACAAGAATTAGCCGAACGAGCGATTGTCAAGCTAGCAATTATTGGTAGTTTACCCTGGTTGGCAGGCGTGACTGGCTTAGGGTTGCTGATTTTTTTGATAGCTCAGAGATTGAGAAAAGGCAAAGAATCTGTTCTATCTCGAAATGAAGATACAGTTTGGGTTACACCTTGGACTGGGGAAATAGTTTGGCAAGTATTTATTGTCGGTTTTTTCCTGATGGGACAAGTGTTAATTCCCCTAACACTTTCATTTCTTGGTGTCAAGCCTGTAGGCGGACAAATTAGGATTCAGGCTTTCTACGTTTTGGTTAATTACTTACTACTAGCTGCGGGAGGGCTGGGAGTTTTATATTTATCGATTAAATCGTTTTTTCCCCTCCCTGAAGGCTGGTTTCGTTTTAACTGGCGAAGTAACTGGATATTATGGGGTTTTGGTGGGTATTGCGTTGCTTTGCCTTTGGTATTGATCGTGTCAATTATCAATCAACAATTGTGGCAAGGGCAAGGCGGTAGCAATCCGCTCTTATCGTTAGCGTTGGAAGCACGAGATAGTGTAGCTTTGAGTATATTCTTTTTTACTGCCGCGATCGCTGCTCCTTTGTTTGAAGAATTTCTGTTTCGCGGTTTTCTGTTACCTTCTCTTACCAGATATATGTCTGTTTGGTGGGCAATTATTTTGAGTGCTTTCTTGTTTGCCTTAGCTCACCTGAGTCTCTCGGAAATTTTACCGCTGATGACGTTGGGAATAATTTTAGGGATAGTTTACACGCGATCGCGCAATCTTTTAGCACCAATGTTGCTGCACAGTTTGTGGAATAGTGGCACGCTGGTGAGTCTGTATATTTTGGGGAGTGGTGCTACTTGAGAAAGTCAAAAGTTAAAAGTCAAAAGTCAAAACTGTGGGGCAGAGAATATAGGCGATCGCTTTAGCTTGGCAAATACTCAAAATCTAATATTTAGTGCAAGCTGTAAGAGCATTCGTCAGGAAAATTCGGTCAAAATATTATTTAGCTTAGCCCGCAAGTCTGGGAAAAAGCTTTAGCTCTGCTTCAAAACCAGCGGCTGTAGCTGACAAATCTTCTTTACTGGTGGCAATAACGCTAGAGTGGTTACTGAGCCTTTTTTGCAAGTCACTCTAGTTGTCCTATGCAACTCGTCCCAAAAACTGAACCGCAGCAAGCAGATACTAGCGCGATCGCTGCGCCAAGCGAAAAAATCACTCTGGATGTCCAGGGAATGAAGTGTGCTGGTTGTGTCAAAACTGTAGAGAAACAATTATCTCAACATCCTGGTGTCATTTCTGCTTGCGTGAATTTGGTGACAGAAGTTGCAGTTGTAGAGTGTGAATCTGGTGCAGTCGAACCAGTCGCCTTAGCTGAAAGATTAACGGCGGCGGGATTTGAAACGCAAGCAAGGACGGCGGAAACAGCACAAACCAATGTTGGCGAAGATGTTGAAGCAAAGCATCGCCAAAAAATGCGATCGGCACAGAGACAACTGATAGTAGCATCCATACTGCTCGTTCTCTCCAGTATCGGGCATTTGAGCGAGTTAGGCGGACCAGTCTTACCAATTTTAAGTAATATCTGGTTTCACTGCGGCTTAGCTACAGTCACCCTACTCCTACCAGCACGAGAAATTTTAGTAGATGGCTGGCGAGGATTACGTCACAACGCGCCGAATATGAATACTTTAGTGGGCTTAGGCGCACTAACGGCATATACGGCAAGCCTAGTAGCTTTACTCTTCCCTCAACTGGGTTGGGAGTGCTTCTTTGACGAACCAGTGATGTTACTGGGATTTATCTTACTAGGCAGGACGTTAGAACAACAAGCGAGAGGACGCGCCGCTACTGCATTTAGAAATTTACTGGCGCTACAACCCCAAGTCGCACGGTTAATTCCAAACCCAGAAAAAGTTACGCCCAAGGGACAAAATACGAGTATTGAAATTCCTGCCGATCGCGTTCGTGTTGGAGAATGGTTGCAAGTCTTACCATCGGAAAAAATTCCCGTGGATGGGGAAGTGGTAATAGGACAAACAACCGTAGATGAGTCGATGCTGACGGGGGAATCGATTCCCGTGATGAAACAAATCGGGGACACCGTAGCAGCGGGGACGTTAAATCAGTCAGGTGCGATCGCCATTCGCGCGACTCGTACAGGTAAAGACACCACCCTATCTCAAATTGTGGCATTAGTAGAAGCAGCCCAAACCCGTAAGGCTCCAGTGCAGAAATTAGCCGATACGGTAGCTGGTTATTTTACCTACAGCGTGCTAACAGTTGCAGCTTTAACATTTACCTTTTGGTACTTTTTCGGCACTCATATTTGGTCTGATGTCTTAACTGTGACAGATTGGCATCACGCGCATCACTCGCTACACACTCAACATTTGGCTCATTACTACGCCACGCATCACGCCTGTACGGGCGCACAGCCGTGCGCCCCTACGCACTATTCTCCCTTATTGCTCAGTTTAAAACTGGCGATCGCAGTGATGGTTGTTGCCTGTCCCTGTGCCTTGGGACTCGCCACTCCTACAGCAATTTTAGTTGGTACGGGCATGGCAGCCGAGCGGGGGTTATTAATTAAAGGTGGCGATGTCCTCGAACGGGTACACCAATTAGATACGGTAGTATTTGACAAAACTGGAACCTTGACAACTGGTCATCCTGTCGTGACTGATTGTATTGAAGTCGGGAGTCGGGAGTCGGGAATCGGGAGTCGGAGAAGAGAGCTGAGGGAGCAAGACAATTCGCAATTCGCGCCTTTTCGCAATTCACAGTTAATTCACCACACCCCACACCCCACACCCCACACCCTCATCCAATTAGCAGCGGCGGCGGAAAGCGGATCGATTCATCCCCTAGCGACAGCAATTCAACAGGAAGTCAAGCAACAGGGATTATCGATTCCAGCAGCTAGCGAATTTCATACCGCACCAGGATTGGGAGTATCTGCTGTAGTCGAAGGACGACAGGTACTCCTGGGTAATGAAGACTGGTTGACTCAACAGGGAATAGCGATCGATGAAGCCACACAAGCTCAAGCTCAAACACTTGCAGTCGCAGGTAAAACAACGATCTACATTGCTGTAGCGGGGCAGTTAGCGGGTTTAATTGCGGTGATGGATACCCCTAGACCAGAGGCAAAGAAAACCGTTGAGAGCCTGCAAAAAATGGGGCTAAGAGTCATTATTTTAACTGGAGATAGACAAGAAGTTGCTCAGGCGATCGCCCAACAACTGGGAATTGCGCAAGTCTTTGCTAACATTCGCCCCGACGGCAAAGCAGGAGTGATTCAAGAACTTCAGCAAGGAAGCAGAGGAGCAGAGGAGCAAAGGAGCAGAGAAGAAATCCAAA
This window of the Chroococcidiopsis thermalis PCC 7203 genome carries:
- a CDS encoding dihydroorotase, with protein sequence MSSTSSLLIRRARILLPSGEFLLGDVLTRDRQIVEIAPNIPTPSDATVTEIDATGLTLLPGAIDPQVHFREPGLEHKEDLFTASCACAKGGVTSFLEMPNTRPLTTTQQTLDDKLQRAAQKCVVNYGFFIGATAENLPDLLTAHPTPGIKIFMGSMHGALLVDGEAYLEAIFARGDRLIAVHAEDQARINQRRQEFAGIHDPAIHSQIQDNQAALLATQLALKLSKKYQRRLHILHMSTAEEAELLRQDKPSWVTAEVTPQHLLLNTSAYETIGTWAQMNPPLRSPHDNEVLWQALLDGVIDFIATDHAPHTLEEKAQQYPNTPSGMPGVETSLPLMLTQAMQGRCTVAQVSHWMSTSVAKAYKIPNKGAIAPGYDADLVLVDLNNYHPVRREELQTKCGWSPFEGWNLTGWAAYTIVGGQLVYDRGKLNTQVRGQALSFGE
- the lepB gene encoding signal peptidase I yields the protein MSRVQNQVPEQNSPQDNEGSWIGELGRTIILSVILALGIRTFVAEARWIPSESMVPTLQKYDKLIVDKVSYHFVEPERGDIVVFSPTETIKKDNPNLKDAFIKRIVGLPGDKVEVKGERVYINDRPLQEKYIEAPPQYQYGPVTVPPNSYLVLGDNRNNSYDSHFWGFVPRDNIIGRAIVRFWPLNRIGELN
- a CDS encoding dihydroorotase, whose amino-acid sequence is MTMSELLRQVRVIDPVTGSDRQACDVLIVDGAIAAIAPQLTDYPADTQVNDCQGSILGTGLVDLYSHSGEPGFEERETLATLAAAAAAGGFTRVNLLPDTVPPVDNSAVVSRLLGKGQGGQGGQGRTEKFTPLSSPSPLSPQLPQLPQLPQLSFWGALTTGVQGQQMTELAELGAAGIVGFADGQPIENWGLLRRMLEYLKPLDKPVALWACHRGLVGNGVVREGVYSMRSGLPGNPAIAETTALAALLELVAAIGTPVHLMRVSTARSVELIATAKARGLPITASTTWMHLLLDTKALSSYNPALRVEPPLGNPEDVVALRQGVRTGVIDAIAIDHTPYTYEEKTVAFAEAPAGAIGLELALPLLWQNLVATGEFSALELWQALSHRPSECLQQNVNAIAPNSPAELILFDPQHTWTVTQQTLKSRSHNTPWLGQQVNGRVVKIWL
- a CDS encoding histidine phosphatase family protein, which encodes MTTRVVIVRHGQSSYNAERRIQGRSDVSVLTEQGREDALKVGAALSNLNFAAIYSSPLQRARQTAEIVRNCFATTTPLTVTEQLLEIDLPLWEKLTVHEVKEKFPTDYRLWHEFPHEFKMELQTPQGTKEHFPVLALYQQARQFWQDILSRHAGETILIVGHNGINRALLSTAIGISPSRYHSIQQSNCGISVLNFKPPFPPSESQGQGGFVQLESMNQLAHLGRDVLPSFRPNHQGQRILLIRHGETEWNRQTKFQGQIDVPLNDNGREQARKAAEFLKTVKLDFAFSSPMLRPKETAEIILQHHPETQLKLYDGLREIGHGLWEGKLEAEIEQTFPGELERWRTVPGEVQMPEGENLQQVWERSVVDWQTMLASVTDRPQTGIVVAHDATNKVLLCHVLGLSTAQFWNFRQGNGAVTVIDYPQGLNGLPVLQAMNITTHLGGGVLDKTAAGAL
- a CDS encoding CPBP family glutamic-type intramembrane protease, yielding MTIKRVVLSVLTVLTVLLAGASLWQSWQQPQFQSRLELYETNLLLRAAEWQPQDSGGKDLTNARKALLGDKPIESAIEQYQEAKTSTQKNIKKALAQLKQARSLPESAPATPQPKSATPPVTETSRANQETISQRSLARLEKLDAELTLRLGILQAQQGKTAEAVKTWEELKENSEFGIRNSELLTTPDSRIEDTANALIGLWSNPARLLPDAQQLIQTNLDGWFRDRALLRLYELQQRQDAFAQLQATQQELAERAIVKLAIIGSLPWLAGVTGLGLLIFLIAQRLRKGKESVLSRNEDTVWVTPWTGEIVWQVFIVGFFLMGQVLIPLTLSFLGVKPVGGQIRIQAFYVLVNYLLLAAGGLGVLYLSIKSFFPLPEGWFRFNWRSNWILWGFGGYCVALPLVLIVSIINQQLWQGQGGSNPLLSLALEARDSVALSIFFFTAAIAAPLFEEFLFRGFLLPSLTRYMSVWWAIILSAFLFALAHLSLSEILPLMTLGIILGIVYTRSRNLLAPMLLHSLWNSGTLVSLYILGSGAT
- a CDS encoding heavy metal translocating P-type ATPase, which encodes MQLVPKTEPQQADTSAIAAPSEKITLDVQGMKCAGCVKTVEKQLSQHPGVISACVNLVTEVAVVECESGAVEPVALAERLTAAGFETQARTAETAQTNVGEDVEAKHRQKMRSAQRQLIVASILLVLSSIGHLSELGGPVLPILSNIWFHCGLATVTLLLPAREILVDGWRGLRHNAPNMNTLVGLGALTAYTASLVALLFPQLGWECFFDEPVMLLGFILLGRTLEQQARGRAATAFRNLLALQPQVARLIPNPEKVTPKGQNTSIEIPADRVRVGEWLQVLPSEKIPVDGEVVIGQTTVDESMLTGESIPVMKQIGDTVAAGTLNQSGAIAIRATRTGKDTTLSQIVALVEAAQTRKAPVQKLADTVAGYFTYSVLTVAALTFTFWYFFGTHIWSDVLTVTDWHHAHHSLHTQHLAHYYATHHACTGAQPCAPTHYSPLLLSLKLAIAVMVVACPCALGLATPTAILVGTGMAAERGLLIKGGDVLERVHQLDTVVFDKTGTLTTGHPVVTDCIEVGSRESGIGSRRRELREQDNSQFAPFRNSQLIHHTPHPTPHTLIQLAAAAESGSIHPLATAIQQEVKQQGLSIPAASEFHTAPGLGVSAVVEGRQVLLGNEDWLTQQGIAIDEATQAQAQTLAVAGKTTIYIAVAGQLAGLIAVMDTPRPEAKKTVESLQKMGLRVIILTGDRQEVAQAIAQQLGIAQVFANIRPDGKAGVIQELQQGSRGAEEQRSREEIQNFPTPHSSLLTPRSSVVAMIGDGINDAPALAQADVGIALQAGTDVAMETAGIVLMGTKLTDVVEAIHLSRATFNKIRQNLFWAFAYNVCGIPIAAGVLLPILGFVLSPAAAGALMAFSSVSVVTNSLLLRRLKNRLDLN